The following proteins are encoded in a genomic region of Labeo rohita strain BAU-BD-2019 chromosome 5, IGBB_LRoh.1.0, whole genome shotgun sequence:
- the hnrnpl gene encoding heterogeneous nuclear ribonucleoprotein L isoform X1, which produces MAAAAGHYYGDGGRATKRQKTESDGMATEGYDDPHKTLPSLVVHVRGLIDGITEADLVEALQEFGTISYVVLMPKKRQALVEFEDMSGSCNAVTYANNNQIYIAGRPSYINYSTSQKISRPSNSDDTRSVNNVLLLTIMNPIYPITTDVLYTICNNCGPVQRIVIFRKNGVQAMVEFDSVQSAQRAKASLNGADIYSGCCTLKIEYAKPTRLNVFKNDQDTWDYTNPNLSGQDTDADGNWNNSQDPNANPNKRQRQPALLGDHPPEYGGPQGGYGHYDDTYGPPPPPPHYEGRRMGPPMGRGRGGPRYGGAQYGHGPPPPEYSAHADSPVVMVYGLEPTKINADRVFNIFCLYGNVERVKFMKSKPGAAMVEMGDCYAVDRAISHLNNNMLFGQKLNVCVSKQQAIMPGQSYQLEDGSCSFKDFHGNRNNRFTTAEQAAKNRIQQPSNVLHFFNGQPDCTVEAFSQICDELGIKNPVSVKLFTGKSGTAGERSSSGLLEWESVNDAMEALAMMNHYQMKNPSGPYPYTLKLCFSTAQHAN; this is translated from the exons ATGGCTGCTGCGGCAGGCCATTATTACGGCGACGGAGGCAGAGcaacaaaaagacagaaaacagaaaGCGACGGAATGGCCACG GAGGGTTATGACGACCCGCACAAGACCTTGCCCTCGCTTGTGGTGCATGTAAGGGGGCTTATTGATGGCATTACCGAAGCTGACCTGGTGGAGGCGCTACAGGAGTTTGGCACCATAAG TTATGTTGTGTTAATGCCAAAGAAGCGTCAGGCACTGGTGGAGTTTGAGGACATGAGCGGCTCCTGTAATGCAGTGACGTATGCTAACAATAATCAAATCTACATCGCTGGCCGGCCATCTTACATCAATTACTCTACCAGTCAGAAAATCTCAAGACCCAGCAACTCTGATGATACACGGAGCGTCAACAATGTACTGCTCCTTACTATCATGAACCCCATCTACCCCATTACCACG GATGTTCTCTACACCATTTGTAATAACTGCGGGCCTGTGCAAAGGATTGTGATCTTCAGGAAAAATGGAGTTCAAGCCATGGTTGAAT TTGACTCGGTGCAGAGTGCACAGAGAGCCAAAGCATCTCTCAATGGAGCTGACATCTACTCGGGCTGCTGCACCCTTAAAATTGAGTATGCCAAG CCAACCCGTCTCAACGTCTTCAAAAACGATCAGGATACTTGGGACTACACCAACCCCAATCTGAGTGGCCAAG ATACCGATGCAGATGGCAATTGGAACAATTCACAAG ACCCCAATGCTAACCCAAACAAGAGGCAGAGGCAGCCAGCACTGCTGGGGGATCATCCACCTGAATATG GTGGCCCTCAGGGTGGTTATGGTCACTATGATGACACCTATGGACCACCTCCTCCACCCCCTCACTATGAGGGCAGGCGCATGGGGCCCCCAATGGGACGTGGCCGCGGCGGACCTCGGTATGGTGGGGCACAGTACGGACACGGGCCTCCTCCGCCGGAATACAGCGCTCATGCTGACTCTCCTGTGGTCATGGTGTACGGTCTTGAGCCCACCAAGATCAATGCAGACAGAGTTTTCAACATATTCTGTCTATACGGCAATGTGGAAAGG GTGAAATTTATGAAGAGTAAACCGGGTGCTGCAATGGTGGAGATGGGAGACTGCTATGCTGTTGATAGAGCCATTTCACATCTGAACAACAACATGCTGTTTGGACAAAAACTAAATGTCTG TGTATCCAAACAGCAGGCCATAATGCCAGGTCAGTCGTATCAACTGGAAGATGGCAGTTGTAGTTTTAAAGATTTCCATGGCAATCGAAACAACCGTTTCACCACCGCTGAGCAGGCAGCCAAGAACCGCATCCAGCAGCCCAGCAACGTCTTGCACTTTTTCAACGGTCAACCAGACTGCACTGTTGAAGCGTTCAGTCAG ATTTGTGATGAGTTGGGAATCAAGAATCCAGTCAGCGTTAAACTGTTCACTGGCAAGAGTG GAACCGCAGGTGAGAGAAGTTCGTCTGGTCTGTTGGAGTGGGAGTCGGTAAATGATGCTATGGAGGCTCTTGCTATGATGAACCACTACCAGATGAAGAACCCTA GTGGGCCTTACCCGTACACTCTTAAACTGTGTTTTTCAACCGCACAGCACGCCAACTGA
- the hnrnpl gene encoding heterogeneous nuclear ribonucleoprotein L isoform X2: MAAAAGHYYGDGGRATKRQKTESDGMATEGYDDPHKTLPSLVVHVRGLIDGITEADLVEALQEFGTISYVVLMPKKRQALVEFEDMSGSCNAVTYANNNQIYIAGRPSYINYSTSQKISRPSNSDDTRSVNNVLLLTIMNPIYPITTDVLYTICNNCGPVQRIVIFRKNGVQAMVEFDSVQSAQRAKASLNGADIYSGCCTLKIEYAKPTRLNVFKNDQDTWDYTNPNLSGQDTDADGNWNNSQDPNANPNKRQRQPALLGDHPPEYGGPQGGYGHYDDTYGPPPPPPHYEGRRMGPPMGRGRGGPRYGGAQYGHGPPPPEYSAHADSPVVMVYGLEPTKINADRVFNIFCLYGNVERVKFMKSKPGAAMVEMGDCYAVDRAISHLNNNMLFGQKLNVCVSKQQAIMPGQSYQLEDGSCSFKDFHGNRNNRFTTAEQAAKNRIQQPSNVLHFFNGQPDCTVEAFSQICDELGIKNPVSVKLFTGKSERSSSGLLEWESVNDAMEALAMMNHYQMKNPSGPYPYTLKLCFSTAQHAN, translated from the exons ATGGCTGCTGCGGCAGGCCATTATTACGGCGACGGAGGCAGAGcaacaaaaagacagaaaacagaaaGCGACGGAATGGCCACG GAGGGTTATGACGACCCGCACAAGACCTTGCCCTCGCTTGTGGTGCATGTAAGGGGGCTTATTGATGGCATTACCGAAGCTGACCTGGTGGAGGCGCTACAGGAGTTTGGCACCATAAG TTATGTTGTGTTAATGCCAAAGAAGCGTCAGGCACTGGTGGAGTTTGAGGACATGAGCGGCTCCTGTAATGCAGTGACGTATGCTAACAATAATCAAATCTACATCGCTGGCCGGCCATCTTACATCAATTACTCTACCAGTCAGAAAATCTCAAGACCCAGCAACTCTGATGATACACGGAGCGTCAACAATGTACTGCTCCTTACTATCATGAACCCCATCTACCCCATTACCACG GATGTTCTCTACACCATTTGTAATAACTGCGGGCCTGTGCAAAGGATTGTGATCTTCAGGAAAAATGGAGTTCAAGCCATGGTTGAAT TTGACTCGGTGCAGAGTGCACAGAGAGCCAAAGCATCTCTCAATGGAGCTGACATCTACTCGGGCTGCTGCACCCTTAAAATTGAGTATGCCAAG CCAACCCGTCTCAACGTCTTCAAAAACGATCAGGATACTTGGGACTACACCAACCCCAATCTGAGTGGCCAAG ATACCGATGCAGATGGCAATTGGAACAATTCACAAG ACCCCAATGCTAACCCAAACAAGAGGCAGAGGCAGCCAGCACTGCTGGGGGATCATCCACCTGAATATG GTGGCCCTCAGGGTGGTTATGGTCACTATGATGACACCTATGGACCACCTCCTCCACCCCCTCACTATGAGGGCAGGCGCATGGGGCCCCCAATGGGACGTGGCCGCGGCGGACCTCGGTATGGTGGGGCACAGTACGGACACGGGCCTCCTCCGCCGGAATACAGCGCTCATGCTGACTCTCCTGTGGTCATGGTGTACGGTCTTGAGCCCACCAAGATCAATGCAGACAGAGTTTTCAACATATTCTGTCTATACGGCAATGTGGAAAGG GTGAAATTTATGAAGAGTAAACCGGGTGCTGCAATGGTGGAGATGGGAGACTGCTATGCTGTTGATAGAGCCATTTCACATCTGAACAACAACATGCTGTTTGGACAAAAACTAAATGTCTG TGTATCCAAACAGCAGGCCATAATGCCAGGTCAGTCGTATCAACTGGAAGATGGCAGTTGTAGTTTTAAAGATTTCCATGGCAATCGAAACAACCGTTTCACCACCGCTGAGCAGGCAGCCAAGAACCGCATCCAGCAGCCCAGCAACGTCTTGCACTTTTTCAACGGTCAACCAGACTGCACTGTTGAAGCGTTCAGTCAG ATTTGTGATGAGTTGGGAATCAAGAATCCAGTCAGCGTTAAACTGTTCACTGGCAAGA GTGAGAGAAGTTCGTCTGGTCTGTTGGAGTGGGAGTCGGTAAATGATGCTATGGAGGCTCTTGCTATGATGAACCACTACCAGATGAAGAACCCTA GTGGGCCTTACCCGTACACTCTTAAACTGTGTTTTTCAACCGCACAGCACGCCAACTGA
- the hnrnpl gene encoding heterogeneous nuclear ribonucleoprotein L isoform X3, producing MAAAAGHYYGDGGRATKRQKTESDGMATEGYDDPHKTLPSLVVHVRGLIDGITEADLVEALQEFGTISYVVLMPKKRQALVEFEDMSGSCNAVTYANNNQIYIAGRPSYINYSTSQKISRPSNSDDTRSVNNVLLLTIMNPIYPITTDVLYTICNNCGPVQRIVIFRKNGVQAMVEFDSVQSAQRAKASLNGADIYSGCCTLKIEYAKPTRLNVFKNDQDTWDYTNPNLSGQDTDADGNWNNSQDPNANPNKRQRQPALLGDHPPEYGGPQGGYGHYDDTYGPPPPPPHYEGRRMGPPMGRGRGGPRYGGAQYGHGPPPPEYSAHADSPVVMVYGLEPTKINADRVFNIFCLYGNVERVKFMKSKPGAAMVEMGDCYAVDRAISHLNNNMLFGQKLNVCVSKQQAIMPGQSYQLEDGSCSFKDFHGNRNNRFTTAEQAAKNRIQQPSNVLHFFNGQPDCTVEAFSQICDELGIKNPVSVKLFTGKSGTAGERSSSGLLEWESVNDAMEALAMMNHYQMKNPSK from the exons ATGGCTGCTGCGGCAGGCCATTATTACGGCGACGGAGGCAGAGcaacaaaaagacagaaaacagaaaGCGACGGAATGGCCACG GAGGGTTATGACGACCCGCACAAGACCTTGCCCTCGCTTGTGGTGCATGTAAGGGGGCTTATTGATGGCATTACCGAAGCTGACCTGGTGGAGGCGCTACAGGAGTTTGGCACCATAAG TTATGTTGTGTTAATGCCAAAGAAGCGTCAGGCACTGGTGGAGTTTGAGGACATGAGCGGCTCCTGTAATGCAGTGACGTATGCTAACAATAATCAAATCTACATCGCTGGCCGGCCATCTTACATCAATTACTCTACCAGTCAGAAAATCTCAAGACCCAGCAACTCTGATGATACACGGAGCGTCAACAATGTACTGCTCCTTACTATCATGAACCCCATCTACCCCATTACCACG GATGTTCTCTACACCATTTGTAATAACTGCGGGCCTGTGCAAAGGATTGTGATCTTCAGGAAAAATGGAGTTCAAGCCATGGTTGAAT TTGACTCGGTGCAGAGTGCACAGAGAGCCAAAGCATCTCTCAATGGAGCTGACATCTACTCGGGCTGCTGCACCCTTAAAATTGAGTATGCCAAG CCAACCCGTCTCAACGTCTTCAAAAACGATCAGGATACTTGGGACTACACCAACCCCAATCTGAGTGGCCAAG ATACCGATGCAGATGGCAATTGGAACAATTCACAAG ACCCCAATGCTAACCCAAACAAGAGGCAGAGGCAGCCAGCACTGCTGGGGGATCATCCACCTGAATATG GTGGCCCTCAGGGTGGTTATGGTCACTATGATGACACCTATGGACCACCTCCTCCACCCCCTCACTATGAGGGCAGGCGCATGGGGCCCCCAATGGGACGTGGCCGCGGCGGACCTCGGTATGGTGGGGCACAGTACGGACACGGGCCTCCTCCGCCGGAATACAGCGCTCATGCTGACTCTCCTGTGGTCATGGTGTACGGTCTTGAGCCCACCAAGATCAATGCAGACAGAGTTTTCAACATATTCTGTCTATACGGCAATGTGGAAAGG GTGAAATTTATGAAGAGTAAACCGGGTGCTGCAATGGTGGAGATGGGAGACTGCTATGCTGTTGATAGAGCCATTTCACATCTGAACAACAACATGCTGTTTGGACAAAAACTAAATGTCTG TGTATCCAAACAGCAGGCCATAATGCCAGGTCAGTCGTATCAACTGGAAGATGGCAGTTGTAGTTTTAAAGATTTCCATGGCAATCGAAACAACCGTTTCACCACCGCTGAGCAGGCAGCCAAGAACCGCATCCAGCAGCCCAGCAACGTCTTGCACTTTTTCAACGGTCAACCAGACTGCACTGTTGAAGCGTTCAGTCAG ATTTGTGATGAGTTGGGAATCAAGAATCCAGTCAGCGTTAAACTGTTCACTGGCAAGAGTG GAACCGCAGGTGAGAGAAGTTCGTCTGGTCTGTTGGAGTGGGAGTCGGTAAATGATGCTATGGAGGCTCTTGCTATGATGAACCACTACCAGATGAAGAACCCTAGTAAGTGA
- the srsf7a gene encoding serine and arginine rich splicing factor 7a: MSYSSRSSSRATDCKVYVGDLGNGAAKGELERAFSYYGPLRSVWVARNPPGFAFVEYEDARDAEDAVKGMDGKVLCGARVRVEMSNGMSRKSRYGRPSRRQFDPNDRCYQCGECGHYAYDCYRFSKRRSRRSRSGSRSRSRSRGRRYRSRSRSNERRYRSPSYSKRRSRSGSQARSRSRTPVRRSRSPVRRSKSPVRRSRSRSRTPVRRDSRSRSRSRSGSRQRERSVSRSRSRSRSVSHKKDSHSRSASPRRSPTPDAD; encoded by the exons ATGTCTTACTCATCTCGGAGTTCCTCTCGCGCCACTGACTGTAAGGTGTATGTCGGTGACCTTGGCAATGGTGCAGCCAAAGGTGAGCTGGAACGAGCCTTCAGTTACTACGGACCGTTGCGGAGCGTGTGGGTGGCCCGGAACCCTCCAGGTTTCGCCTTCGTAGAGTATGAGGATGCCAGAGATGCAGAGGATGCCGTAAAGGGGATGGATGGAAA GGTGCTTTGTGGAGCCCGCGTGAGAGTTGAGATGTCTAATGGTATGTCCAGAAAGTCCCGTTATGGCCGTCCCAGTCGCAGACAGTTTGACCCCAACGACCGCTGTTACCAGTGTGGGGAATGTGGTCATTATGCCTACGACTGTTATCGTTTCAGCAAGCGGCGTAGTCGACGCAGCAG GTCAGGATCTCGCTCTCGGTCCAGATCTCGTGGCCGGCGTTACCGCTCTCGTAGCCGTAGCAATGAAAG GCGGTACCGTTCACCTTCATACTCAAAACGCAGAAGCAG GTCAGGTTCTCAGGCCCGCTCCAGATCCAGAACCCCAGTGCGGCGCTCGCGTTCACCTGTGCGCAGGTCGAAAAGCCCTGTCCGAAGGTCCAGGTCCAGATCCAGAACACCTGTCCGTAGAGACAG TCGCTCTCGCTCCCGTTCACGATCTGGTTCTAGACAGAGGGAACGTAGTGTGTCCAGATCTCGCTCTCGGTCTCGTTCGGTCAGTCACAAGAAAGACAG TCATTCCAGGTCTGCCAGCCCACGGAGAAGTCCAACACCGGATGCTGACTGA
- the slc8a2a gene encoding LOW QUALITY PROTEIN: sodium/calcium exchanger 2a (The sequence of the model RefSeq protein was modified relative to this genomic sequence to represent the inferred CDS: inserted 1 base in 1 codon), translated as MQAVRAVIYFAFLLYMFLGVSIIADRFMAAIEVITSQEKEVTVTGANGEKTVMTVRIWNETVSNLTLMALGSSAPEILLSVIEVCGHGFESGELGPGTIVGSAAFNMFVIIGVCVWVIPDGEVRKIKHLRVFFITASWSIFAYIWLYLILAVISPGIVQVWEALVTLFFFPVCVLMAWIADRRLLFYKYLHKRYRADKRHGIIVEIEGELAPRGIDAIMGEKYQNSTTTVNMEKTKEPEQDREEVIRMLKELREKHPDKDLDQLIEMANYATMQKQHKSRAFYRVQATRMMIGAGNVLKKHAAAEQAKRSAGDSAENDLATCSHIAFEQGQYQCSENCGSVSLWVCLQGGTGTRTFHVDYRTENGSASSGADYEYCEGTIVFQPGETRKEIKVGITDDDVFEEDEHFFVRLSNLREGEGGTNTDGARLVEPFVTTVTIMDDDHAGVFAFSQRELCVGECSGVVEVPVNRTSGVRGTVVIPYRTEDGSARQGVDYEHTQGELEFTNEQTSKTLQVRIINMQEYEKRENFYIVLEEPKWLKRGISDLLLNQATPGPEVEEARRIAEKGKPILGEHSKLEVIIEESMAFKVRQGMAPNGVLDAVVDHLPQCENTVDRLLKDTNLAEVIGTHSWREQFIEAVTVSAGEGDEEGGEPQQPSCCDYFMHTATVFWKILFAFVPPTEYCNGWACFIVSILVIGLLTAVIGDLASHFGCTVGLRDTVTAVVFVALGTSIPDTFASKVAAKQDQYADASVGNVTGSNAVNVFLGIGVAWSISAIYWEVKGQVFHVEPGSLAFSVTLFTIFAFINIGVLMLRRRPSVGGELGGPKMLKVLTSXIFIGLWLLYITFSSLEAYCHITGF; from the exons ATGCAGGCAGTAAGAGCAGTGATCTACTTTGCATTTCTTCTCTACATGTTCCTGGGTGTGTCCATCATCGCTGATCGCTTCATGGCTGCCATTGAGGTCATCACCTCACAG GAGAAGGAGGTGACTGTGACAGgtgcaaatggagaaaaaacagtaatgacAGTAAGAATCTGGAACGAAACTGTCTCCAACCTCACTCTGATGGCCCTGGGTTCATCAGCCCCTGAGATCCTGCTGTCAGTAATAGAG GTGTGCGGACATGGTTTTGAGTCGGGAGAACTGGGTCCCGGCACCATAGTCGGCAGTGCTGCATTTAACATGTTTGTAATAAtcggagtgtgtgtgtgggtgatCCCCGATGGAGAGGTGAGGAAGATTAAACACCTCAGAGTCTTCTTTATTACTGCATCCTGGAGCATCTTCGCCTATATCTGGCTCTACCTCATCCTGGCAGTCATAAGCCCTGGCATTGtacag gtCTGGGAGGCTCTGGTCACTCTTTTCTTCTTCCCTGTGTGTGTCTTAATGGCTTGGATCGCCGACCGACGCCTGCTCTTTTACAAGTACTTGCACAAGCGCTACCGTGCTGATAAACGTCATGGTATTATCGTGGAGATTGAGGGAGAGCTAGCACCCCGAGGCATCGATGCCATCATGGGAGAAAAATACCAAAACAGCACCACTACTGTCAATATGGAGAAAACCAAAGAACCTGAACAGGACAGAGAGGAG GTGATACGCATGCTTAAGGAACTGAGAGAGAAGCATCCAGATAAAGACCTGGACCAGCTGATTGAGATGGCAAACTACGCCACCATGCAGAAACAACATAAGAGCCGGGCCTTTTACCGGGTACAGGCAACGCGCATGATGATCGGTGCCGGGAACGTACTGAAGAAACATGCAGCAGCTGAACAGGCAAAACGCAGCGCTGGAGATTCAGCTGAGAATGACCTGGCCACCTGCTCTCACATCGCTTTTGAGCAGGGACAGTATCAGTGCAGTGAGAACTGTGGGAGCGTCAGTCTGTGGGTCTGCTTACAGGGGGGAACCGGCACCAGAACCTTCCACGTCGATTACAGGACAGAGAATGGGTCAGCCAGTTCTGGGGCAGATTATGAATATTGTGAGGGGACAATCGTATTTCAGCCTGGAGAGACACGCAAAGAAATAAAG GTGGGCATTACTGATGATGATGTGTTTGAGGAAGACGAACACTTCTTTGTGCGTCTCTCAAACCTCCGGGAAGGTGAGGGCGGGACCAACACTGATGGTGCCCGATTGGTTGAACCCTTCGTAACCACTGTAACTATTATGGATGATGACCATGCGGGAGTCTTTGCGTTTAGTCAGCGGGAGCTCTGCGTGGGTGAATGTTCAGGTGTGGTGGAGGTGCCGGTGAACCGGACGTCAGGTGTACGTGGGACTGTGGTGATTCCATATCGCACAGAGGACGGTTCTGCACGACAGGGCGTTGACTATGAGCACACGCAAGGGGAGCTAGAGTTTACCAATGAGCAGACGAG TAAGACACTGCAGGTGCGCATCATTAACATGCAGGAATATGAGAAGCGAGAAAATTTCTACATTGTCCTTGAAGAACCCAAATGGCTCAAGAGAGGCATCTcag ATCTGCTTTTGAATCAGG CCACCCCTGGTCCAGAAGTGGAGGAGGCCAGACGTATAGCAGAGAAAGGAAAGCCCATTCTGGGAGAACACAGCAAGTTAGAGGTTATTATAGAGGAGAGCATGGCCTTCAAG GTCCGACAGGGAATGGCCCCTAATGGAGTCTTAGATGCGGTAGTAGACCACTTGCCTCAGTGTGAA aATACAGTAGACCGCCTGTTGAAGGATACTAATCTTGCTGAAGTAATTGGCACACACTCCTGGAGAGAACAGTTCATTGAGGCGGTAACAGTCAGTGCAg GAGAAGGTGACGAGGAAGGAGGGGAGCCGCAGCAACCATCGTGCTGTGATTATTTCATGCACACAGCTACAGTGTTCTGGAAGATTCTGTTTGCATTCGTTCCACCCACAGAATACTGCAACGGCTGGGCCTGCTTTATTGTGTCCATTTTGGTCATTGGGCTGCTAACCGCCGTCATTGGAGATTTGGCATCTCATTTCGGCTGCACAGTGGGCCTCCGTGACACAGTCACTGCTGTAGTGTTCGTTGCCTTAGGAACCTCCATACCAG ATACATTTGCAAGCAAGGTCGCTGCTAAACAGGATCAGTATGCAGATGCTTCGGTTGGAAACGTGACCGGTAGCAACGCGGTTAATGTTTTCCTGGGGATTGGTGTGGCTTGGTCCATTTCAGCAATTTACTgggaggtcaaaggtcaggtGTTTCACGTAGAGCCCGGCTCGCTTGCATTCTCTGTCACACTCTTCACCATCTTCGCCTTCATCAACATCGGTGTGCTCATGCTACGGCGGCGGCCATCGGTGGGCGGAGAGCTGGGTGGGCCCAAAATGCTAAAGGTCCTGACTT CTATTTTCATCGGTTTGTGGCTTCTCTACATCACATTCTCCAGCCTAGAGGCCTACTGTCACATCACTGGCTTCTGA